Below is a genomic region from Henckelia pumila isolate YLH828 chromosome 3, ASM3356847v2, whole genome shotgun sequence.
GGTGACAATAAGTTGCAATGTAAGAATTAAGTTGGAATATAAATGAAGGAAAGATACGAAAACTTCAAGCCATAGCCTCAAACAGATTTGTCGCAACCTCATAACAAGAAACGGGTGATCACAGCATTGACGAAGCCGTAAAAGAAGTTCCAAAATTGAAGCATAGTTGTGAAGAACCCGTCCTTGCTCAACGAATTGATCAAACTTCACCtaataatacataaattatCATCTTAGTGACACGGAAAGATAAATATTTGTACAACAAACGGAATCATTATATGTTGGCAcctttgattttttaaataaagcCCCATAGAAGTCCTCCTCTGTTTCTGACAGATTGCAATATATCACTTGAATATCTGCAGGTGGAAGAACTAATATGGCCCTGCAGCTTATTTAAGTTAGAGAGTAGAAAACATGGCAACCATAATAACCAGAAAGTTGTGTAAATGTCAATCGCGTGTAGTTTAAGCTTCAAATTTCCCACCTGCCTTCTCGGTCAGTGCTTGACTTAGTTCTTCGTAACATTATTGGCTTTAAGATAGACTGGACCAACTTCAATCCCCTCTCATCCCCCTCATCAAAAGGTTTCTGTACTAATTTGTTCCACCTAAGAGAATTAGCAAGAAAAGTGTATAATATGCCATGGAGGCAATTATTAATTAGATAAAAATGGCGACAAAAATCAAAGAGTACATTTACCAAAATGTGTGCTGAACCATGAactatttaatattaaaataatcaagTGCATCCAAACATCATATCAGAAAGAACAAGGAAAAAAAGCCCAATTTAAAATGCAATAATAGGAGAAACGGTGTGCAGATTGACAGACTAGGTAAGTTGAACTTTCAATCATGGAAACATTGAAACTTCCAAAATAGATTTGTTATGTAATTGCCTTGTTCATTTCAAATAATATGTTATTCAGGAAAAAGAAAACTATTCAACCTAAGAATTAAAACTATCGTGAGAGTAGCGACGAAGCCAAAGTATGTTTGAGGGGGAAAACATAACAGTAAACACTTAACAAGACATAGCTATGACATCACATTTTCCTCACattgtataaataaaattaaaatgcaGAAGAGACTTCTCCTGAAACAAGTCAAACAAATACAGTCTGGAAGAGGTATTCATTCTTTTACAATAAGAATATAAACTCTTTTAGGTCATTATGTCTGTGCAAGAGATGAATTAGAAAATTACCACACCCAGCTTCCCCAAGGTTCAATCTTTAAAAATCGAAGCAGACTGTAAACATCCTCCAGGTTGTTCTGTCACAAGGTATTACCAGTAAGGAAAGATGAACCACAACTAGCATATGATGATAATCAAATGGTTAAAGCATCTGTACTTGTCACGGTAAGTTCTAGCATAAATACTAGCAAAAACAGTAAAAAAAGTAACACAATAATAGCCTAATTTCATCTATAAGATTTTCATTTCCATACGCTTCCAAAACCAAATAGCAAGTTAAAAAAATGAATCAACCACACAATTAGTGAGATCGCGTCAAACTATACCAGTTAAAACAATGAATATAATATTAGAGCCATGACAAGTAATTAAAGGTGATCAGTCGTAGTGAATCAATAGTACATCAATGGAAAACAATAGTTTAAAAATTTGCAAATTTTATTCAATCAACAAGCCAGGACTCTTTCAAATTAGAAATTTAACTAAACATGTAAGTATTTGCTTAAAGTGGTGCTATTAAAGGAACAAACAGTAAGTTCCAAGTTAAAGAATACAAGAAAAAAATGAGGGTTACAAAAACTAAAGATTACATTATGATTATTTTCTTAACACAAAACCAAACTGAAAGCGGTATTAAATTCACCTGGATAGGTGTACCAGTAAGGCACCACCGACGATCAGCAGCAATAGCAGTCGCAGCCATAGAAATTTGGCTTTTAGAAGATTTTATGGTATGTGCCTCATCAAGAACCACTCTGAACCATTGGACTGAAAACAATGACCCATGGTCCTCCGCATTCTACAATATTAAAGAATGGACAGATTCACAAAAGCACAAACAAGAAGcacaaaaaacaacaaaaagtaTATGTCAGTTAGCATGTTTATTGACAGAAAAAAGCTAAGCCAAGAGCGGAAAGACGAGAGATGATGAGTACCTCTGCCGAAAATTCTGAAGCTAACACTCCATAGGTAGTTAATACAACATCACTTTGAGCTAGAACCTTTGCATCCTTTAATCTATTTTGTCCATAATGAACATAAAGTGACAGAACCCCAGGTCGAGCATGAGTTTCAATTTCAGTCTGTGAAGAACAATAAAAAAGACGAAATAAAAAATAGGCATTCGCCTTGATAGCTTTAGACTCTAAATCACACCAACATCATCAAACACTAAATCAATAAAGAACACATGCTTTTACCTTCCACTGCCCTACTAATGTCATAGGGCACACAATCAGATTTCCACCACCAGTAAGCAAGGCCTTTTGTTTTATAAGTTTATCAAAAGTAAACTTCGATGCTTTCTTTGGAGGCATTGGAGATTTATCAGAATTATAGCTTGCTTCACAGAGATCTTTGAACGTCTGGGTAGAAGATGAGCTACTTAATGATCCCCCTCTTTCAGAATGCGTGAGAAGAAGAGATAAAGTCATGATAGTCTTCCCAAGCCCCATAGAATCAGCTAAAATCTACAATCGGATCTCAAGTCATATTTAGAAGTAATACCACAAGTAAATGGATGCAAAGACAAAGAAGCAAGTTGaccaaaagaaaaaggaaaatacATACTCCTCCTCTTGCCATTTGAAGTGTGCTAGGGAACTCAGTTGCCGCATCACCAGAAAATGCATTCAAGTATATAACCAGCCCCCTCCTGAAAGCCAATCAATAAATATATTGGAGGAAACTCCTAACATGCAACTATTTAACTACACACCATGTTAACTATCCCATACTTATCTGCAAGGCGATAAGCATCCCAACATGGATGCAGAGTCGCTGCAGCAGCATCCGTGTAGTGTCCCCTCTCCAGGTTAATCATCCAATTGAGAGCCTGCTTTTGGTAAGGGCGAAGTTCACACAGTAGTGTGCTTGGAGATTCTATTTCCTAAAATGCATAAACCAAATTATGTGCCAATGGCAGACTGAAGACACATCTCAAACTTAACAACCGAAGTGCATTTACCTCTAATTCTGAGCTATCTGTGACACCAACTATATTGTCAACGTCATTATCAGAAATTGACACCTCATTTTCAACTTTATTCCCATCCGCCGAAAATGTAGTCTTGAACTTATTGACATGTAAAAGTGACGGACATAAACCAGAACTGTCCTGTTCATGCAAATTATGGActaaatttcatgttattaatACCTTAGCAACCAACAGTTTGCTGAATGTACCTCAGAATTCAAGGGCCTCTTTCTTGTGTACAGATCTCCAGGAGTAAATTCTGCCTACAAAAAAGGCAGGCTTAGATTACACGAGAAACAAGCGAAAATGTCATGCCTAATATACCACTTCCCTGTGCGAACAACCCTCAGCAATCCATTTTcttgaaattattattttaagtacTCATTTGTATTTAATTTAGAAAGCAATTTTCACCTTCTTAAAAGGAACAAGTCCCAACAATCTGAACAATGATGGAATGGGGTGAACAATTGACTCCTCTGCAGAATTACCAGCTGCTCTAAGCGAAGTAAGGTGGCCTTTTTGAAACATTGAACTGTTGATATATACACTGCaccataataaaaaatattcagCATTTCTAATGATGATTGATGGGTCATTTACAAAACACTGTAACAAGTTTAGTACCGGATAGCCAAAACAATAGTGTCCATAATCCCCAACACAGGAGGAAAAGATATGCAGCGACCTGTCAAAGAAACCTTCCTATCCCTCACAAGAGGCAAAAGACAACGCGCCCATTCATTTGGAATACGGCCAATCTGCAACTTGCAATCACTAAAGCCCATAATTTGAAGGTTGTATACTAGCAACATACAGTAGTAGAGACGTCAAAATGAATTTATTTGCCACTTGCTACATTTGCTAAAATCTTAAGCCGAACCTTGTATAATGGAAAAGTGCATTCTACTATGTTAGTTTATGCATGAGTTCAATTCAATAATATTCGAAATATCAGAATTCATTTGTTACGTGTTAAAGCATGTTGCTGCGTCTAACAGATTACTTGAACAAAGTTCATGCAATGAAAATAATTTGAACCACCATGGTAGAGTAGATGAGGGAAATATCTATGTCTAGTTGAGTTCTATATGgttcaaaattcaaattaaagaaTGCACCCCACAGCATGAGAGAGTCCAACACTGAACCGTCTAGCAAGGGTAGATGTTGCATTCCAAGTCAGAACTAGAGGGCAGGGAGTCGGTATCCTGAACCATCAAGTTAAATAAGAGTAACTGCTACTTTGCAGTGACATGAATATGGATATAACATGATATAGATGTGGAAATCTTAAAAGAAATATATGATAAAACACCGGAGGATGTTGTTGCCTTAGATATGCATCTGTGTGTAGAATATAACAATTCATCAAATGCAATATGTAGATTTGTCTCTTAAGAAGTCATTACTTACCATATAGTTACCAAATTTTTCCAGAACCAAAAAATATTCAAACTTTCATCTGATAATTTATTCCAAGAGATTACACAAACAACTTCAATTTGCAAAAGGTTAATCCACAGTACCTCTCCAGATTTTGTAGAAAATCTCACAATCTCAGAACAAGAAACCACCTGCCGACCTCGTCCACCCCCAACCTTACCCGGAGAGGGCGTTGGTAACTTTTTCTCAACTGGAAACACGAAACTAACCTCGTCACCAGGTTTCAAAGTCCTCCCTTTACAAGTTGACAGCCCTGCCATCTCACCACTCCCAACAAACCACCACTCACTACCCATAACTTTCCCAGGCCCACCATCACTCTCCCATTTATTCTCACACTCATCTCTTCCACCACCACCACCCTCTGAACTACGGCTCGGTTCCAAACGATGATCATGATTCTCGACACGAATACGATTCTGGTTTAAGCTCAAGCCAGTAACTGGAGGCTCCGTCATCAAATTGCATTTGGATGGCGGCTCCTGTATTTTGGGCAATTCCGGTTTCTTGAAGCTTCTCGGAGTGTCAAAAATGATGTTAATAGCAGCAGTTGGGTCGTTTTTGGCCATATGAAGAGCTCGAATTATGTCCATGTCGGAAACTTCAGGTCCCACAACCGACCGGACGGTAGAAATTACTTCTTCTGTGGCTTTGTTCCCCATTTAtccaatatatataaatgatcgGGAAGGAGAAAACAAAAATTCCAAATTGAACTTACAGAATCTAGAATTTAACTTTAATGGGCATTATCAGTAGTTGAATAGGAACCCTCGGATTCAATTGGGGATTTGGAAGAATTGTACAAAACAGGAACCACAGAGAAATGGCGGGTTCTTTTTTTGGCAAATGTGTCGGGTATtctttttcgtttttttttaaaaaaaatcgaaaattacaaaaatatggCGGGCATTGTGGACaagtttataaaaaaattagtgcAATATAATACCAAATGCAAAAACTCCGATGCATCTAAAATCCTCTTTTAAGTGAACGATTGTTTGCAtcgtcaaaaaaaaatttgtatcgacttcatatttttaaaattgaatcaGGCTCATGGTTTACCATAATGATTGTGGTGACTATCGATTCAGTTCTAACACCTTTTTGTGATAGAACTTTGAAGAAATATAtagttaataataataaataatgaaatatatgaatcattaaaaaataatacattaatatataatttctttCAAAATAGATAATAAGCGCAACTCTAGCATGTGTCatctaatataaaatattaagcGTAGAAGTCCACAttctataaataaattaattaaaataaactcaTACGTGTAAATATTTAGTGAAGGTAAATTTCACCCTGCGTCATAATTATGAactaaaaaattgaaataaaataattatttattaaaataatagtaataatttcaatttttatatCTACCAAATAATCAAACGAGcactaattattttctaaataataaatcattTTTCAACATTATTATCATCATGTTTAGATTGACTTTTAATGTAAACCATGagcgaattttttttaaaatatctaGGTGCTTGTCTAACAAAATGAAAAGAATAATGTACCAAATTATGTCGGTTGTTGAccctatttaatttaattaataaaaaacca
It encodes:
- the LOC140887797 gene encoding DNA repair protein RAD5A, whose translation is MGNKATEEVISTVRSVVGPEVSDMDIIRALHMAKNDPTAAINIIFDTPRSFKKPELPKIQEPPSKCNLMTEPPVTGLSLNQNRIRVENHDHRLEPSRSSEGGGGGRDECENKWESDGGPGKVMGSEWWFVGSGEMAGLSTCKGRTLKPGDEVSFVFPVEKKLPTPSPGKVGGGRGRQVVSCSEIVRFSTKSGEIGRIPNEWARCLLPLVRDRKVSLTGRCISFPPVLGIMDTIVLAIRVYINSSMFQKGHLTSLRAAGNSAEESIVHPIPSLFRLLGLVPFKKAEFTPGDLYTRKRPLNSEDSSGLCPSLLHVNKFKTTFSADGNKVENEVSISDNDVDNIVGVTDSSELEEIESPSTLLCELRPYQKQALNWMINLERGHYTDAAAATLHPCWDAYRLADKRGLVIYLNAFSGDAATEFPSTLQMARGGILADSMGLGKTIMTLSLLLTHSERGGSLSSSSSTQTFKDLCEASYNSDKSPMPPKKASKFTFDKLIKQKALLTGGGNLIVCPMTLVGQWKTEIETHARPGVLSLYVHYGQNRLKDAKVLAQSDVVLTTYGVLASEFSAENAEDHGSLFSVQWFRVVLDEAHTIKSSKSQISMAATAIAADRRWCLTGTPIQNNLEDVYSLLRFLKIEPWGSWVWWNKLVQKPFDEGDERGLKLVQSILKPIMLRRTKSSTDREGRAILVLPPADIQVIYCNLSETEEDFYGALFKKSKVKFDQFVEQGRVLHNYASILELLLRLRQCCDHPFLVMSRGDTQEFSDLNKLAKRFLKDGLEGVDGGVKEAPTRAYIEEVVEDLRKGEQGECPICLEAFEDAVLTPCAHQLCRECLLASWRSSTSGLCPVCRKPISKQELVTVPTDSRFRVDVEKNWVESSKISVLMHELKNLQSVGSKSIVFSQWTAFLDLLEIPLSRGNIPFLRLDGTLNLQQREKVIKQFSEDNNIMVLLMSLKAGGVGINLTAASNAFVMDPWWNPAVEEQAVMRIHRIGQTKRVRIRRFIMKGTVEERMEAVQARKQRMISGALTDQEVRTARLEELKMLFT